The following coding sequences are from one Lolium rigidum isolate FL_2022 chromosome 6, APGP_CSIRO_Lrig_0.1, whole genome shotgun sequence window:
- the LOC124663873 gene encoding uncharacterized protein LOC124663873 — MGTPCSFGGLSLPPSDFFLEVREKYGLQAHNIFHNAYTILSNFEKGIFLPMSTHESIWYWNARWFYIKDVKASGGTNGLLAFVNNTPIERESWFEIQDLTQFPNLDHMARRIPKPTQRKLSDNDLTLRWFTRRIQLLHYCADFFKPDDNTMESSAEFAKPVYLVAVLADEQSAYSILKIDAGGGDGEPPRARVVARLPGEERGMSFVAAHSKHGSWIVGVGGGPSAATVIFEPSTLKTFKGHRLRYPKHEPVLISHGGEVYAISRRPRVVPRIDNEPWFESLSFNEGVPSGDRGVLPWTMLPPPPFFPARLNPHQFRNPPEITVTSYAAMGSYVLLSPQQELTVGAYAFHVVNKTWEKVHNKNLPFVGQAVPLGGGAGDLFAACPVSKNGVAASASVFRMSIDLSSSSTPSLSIQEFPVATSEGKIPWPLFCPLGEGSFCSIRLGSVCPSRRKANCLKKVQVILTTFQMENFEAIFMARQSQGVKAKDLPDAARVQEQGHTCKFKGRKRLLECDMPLVAALSMITENIELFEEDATNTIASHPTESSIFEAPRVIVARSSAPPSARSSARTPANTKRLDVNFFVFISPRPRVVPHIDNEPWFESLSSNEGVPSRDRGDLPWTMLPPPPLFPARLNPHDFRNPPKITVTSYAAMGSYVLLSPQQELMVGAYAFHVVNKTWEKVHNKNLPFVGQAVPLGGGGLFAACPISKNGVAASASVFRMSMDLSSSSTPLNYNCQLYFCRCY; from the exons atggggACTCCATGTTCTTTCGGAGGGCTGTCGCTTCCGCCCTCCGATTTTTTCTTGGAGGTGCGGGAGAAGTATGGGTTGCAGGCGCACAACATCTTCCACAACGCCTACACCATCCTTTCTAACTTT gagaaaggaatctttctgcCAATGTCCACGCACGAATCCATCTGGTACTGGAATGCCAGATGGTTCTACATCAAGGACGTGAAAGCTTCGGGTGGTACCAATGGTCTCCTAGCGTTTGTCAACAACACCCCCATAGAGAGGGAAAGTTGGTTTGAGATCCAGGATCTCACCCAATTTCCCAATCTTGACCACATGGCCAGGAGAATACCTAAGCCGACGCAACGGAAGCTCTCCGACAATGACCTTACACTGAGGTGGTTCACGCGTCGGATCCAGCTCCTCCACTATTGTG CCGACTTCTTCAAGCCGGATGACAACACCATGGAATCGTCAGCAGAGTTCGCTAAGCCGGTTTACCTTGTGGCGGTCCTCGCGGACGAACAATCGGCCTACTCTATTCTCAAGatcgacgccggcggcggcgacggcgagccgccTCGCGCCCGCGTCGTTGCTAGGCTTCCTGGCGAGGAGCGCGGCATGTCTTTCGTTGCCGCGCATTCGAAGCACGGCTCCTGGATCGTCGGCGTCGGTGGCGGTCCAAGTGCGGCCACCGTCATCTTTGAGCCGAGCACATTGAAGACGTTCAAGGGCCATCGGCTCAGGTACCCCAAGCACGAACCCGTCCTGATCTCCCACGGCGGCGAGGTGTACGCCATCTCACGCCGCCCCCGGGTGGTGCCCCGCATCGACAACGAGCCATGGTTCGAATCCCTCAGCTTCAACGAGGGTGTCCCCTCCGGGGACCGCGGCGTTTTGCCCTGGACTATGCTGCCACCACCACCCTTCTTCCCTGCCAGGTTGAACCCTCATCAGTTTCGCAATCCACCCGAAATTACAGTCACATCCTATGCGGCCATGGGCTCCTACGTCTTGCTTTCCCCGCAGCAAGAACTGACGGTGGGCGCTTACGCCTTCCATGTGGTGAACAAAACATGGGAGAAGGTCCACAACAAGAACCTGCCTTTCGTTGGCCAGGCAGTGCCCCTTGGTGGTGGTGCCGGTGACCTCTTCGCCGCCTGCCCCGTATCCAAGAACGGCGTCGCCGCCTCTGCCTCTGTGTTCCGCATGTCCATCGACCTCTCCTCCTCCAGCACTCCCTCGCTGTCGATCCAAGAGTTCCCGGTGGCAACATCAGAGGGCAAGATTCCATGGCCGCTTTTCTGCCCTCTGGGAGAGGGCAGCTTCTGTTCCATCAGATTAGGATCTGTCTGTCCAAGCCGTCGCAAAGCCAACTGCCTGAAGAAGGTTCAGGTTATCTTGACCACCTTTCAGATGGAGAACTTTGAGGCTATCTTTATGGCCCGCCAGTCCCAGGGTGTGAAGGCTAAGGATCTGCCAGATGCAGCACGAGTGCAGGAACAGGGTCATACTTGCAAATTTAAGGGCCGAAAACGTTTGTTGGAATGTGACATGCCTCTTGTTGCTGCCCTGTCCAT GATCACGGAAAATATTGAGCTGTTTGAGGAAGACGCGACCAACACAATAGCAAGTCATCCTACGGAAAGCTCCATCTTCGAAGCACCA CGCGTCATCGTCGCCCGGAGCAGCGCGCCGCCGTCGGCCAGGAGCAGCGCGCGGACGCCGGCCAACACAAAGCGATTGG ATGTGAATTTCTTTGTATTCATTTCACCCCGCCCCCGGGTGGTGCCCCACATCGACAACGAGCCATGGTTCGAATCCCTCAGCTCCAATGAGGGTGTCCCCTCCCGGGACCGTGGCGATTTGCCCTGGACTATGCTGCCACCACCACCCTTGTTCCCTGCCAGGTTGAACCCTCATGACTTCCGCAACCCACCCAAAATTACAGTCACATCCTACGCGGCCATGGGCTCCTACGTCTTGCTTTCCCCGCAGCAAGAACTGATGGTGGGCGCTTACGCTTTCCATGTGGTGAACAAAACATGGGAGAAGGTCCACAACAAGAACCTGCCTTTTGTTGGCCAGGCAGTGCCCCTTGGTGGCGGTGGCCTCTTCGCCGCCTGCCCCATATCCAAGAACGGCGTTGCTGCCTCTGCCTCCGTGTTCCGCATGTCCATGGATCTCTCCTCCTCTAGCACTCCCTTAAACTACAACTGTCAATTATATTTCTGTCGCTGCTACTAA